A region of the Gopherus evgoodei ecotype Sinaloan lineage chromosome 15, rGopEvg1_v1.p, whole genome shotgun sequence genome:
ACCGGAATACtgcatacttttttaaaaaggatgttgaacagagagagtgaaagagagctccaaaaatgatttgagggcaGGAGAAAATCCTATGCAGTGAGGGATTTAAATAGCTCAATctttttagtttatcaaaaaCAATATTGAgcgatgacttgattacagtatatAAGTATCTTTATAGGGAGAAAACAGCAGGTACTAATCAGCTCTTTCATCTAGTTCAGAAAGGCGAAACtggaaccaatggctggaagtcaaAGCCAAAGAAATTCAGATTAGGAATAAGGCGCAAATATTTAACAGGAATGGtctttaaccattggaacaactacCGAAGAAGTGCTGTGTTCTTCCACTTTTGATGTAATCAGATTAAGACTGGACacctttctggaagagatgctttgGCTAAAACACAAGTTCTTGGGCTCTGTGCAGAGGTgattggatgaaattctatgcctgatgttatgcagaaagtcaGAATGAGTGATCTAATAGTTCCTTCTggcttttaaaattgatttaattttaCCCGAGAGATGGCTCAATTTTAGTGTTGATTGAAGTGATCCTGGTACATAGTCTATACTCCATTaaatctgtgaagtgctttgggatcccgAGAGATGAATTGCACTATAAAAATGTGAGTAGTTGTTGTTGTCATGCATTTTCCTTCAGTGCAGTGAGCTGATGCTGATCATTCTGAGATGATCTCATTGTCATCTCCAACATCTGAAAATAACTGGGTCCCTGCTGACAGTCTCATTGCTGATAAGAGAACCTTTGTCTCTTAGAAATGCTGTTGGTCACCTGAAGAGATGGGTGGCCGATAAAGGTGAGCAGTTTTGTTAGCTGCTGCAGTTAAGCCTGTTTAAAAAGACTCATGCACTTAAAGACAATTGGAGCTGAGGCTATGCAGTAGGTGAGATGTGGGTGGACAGAGTCTCGAAACTATAGGACTAGAGGTTATTGTGTTTATCTCTGTAGTAATTGTTTTGGTAAAGACTTTCTTCAATGCCACTTGCTTCTTTTTTAATCACAGGACCAAGTGGATCATTTGTTGGCACTGAAGGTCAAAGTCTACTCTTTAAACTCCAAACTTTCTGCTCAGGAAAGGAAGACCATCCTGGCTGACTTGGCAAGCGAGAAGCCCCAGGTGAAACTCCTGTATATCACTCCAGAGATGGCAGCCGCCGCCTCCTTCCAGCCCACCCTGAACTCCCTTGTGTCTCGAAACCTCTTGTCCTACCTAATAATAGATGAGGCTCACTGCGTCTCCCAGTGGGGACATGACTTCCGACCCGACTACTTGCGACTGGCCTCCTTACGCTCTCGCATACCCAACACACCATGTGTCGCCCTGACTGCCACAGCCACCAAACAGGTCCAGGATGACATAGTGGTGTCACTGAAGCTAAAGCAACCTGTTGCCACCTTTAAGACACCTTGCTTCAGATCTAACCTGTTCTATGATGTGCAGTTTAAGGAGCTCTTGACCGATCCCTATGCAAATCTGAAGGATTTCTGTCTGAAGGCCCTTGAAGAGAAGAATGCCAAAGGGGTAGGTTTAAGTCTCAGAAGCTACTTTCAAGGGCAGAATGGTAAATGGAACAGAACTGTCCTAAATATTGTGGTATCGGGATGGCACTAATAGGACTagaatggggaagggagaggtcCCTGAAAGAAACACTCAGGTACTTTTTGAAAAACTTCTAAATCTCTGAAATTCTTGGCATCTTTACAGATATTGACCTCACCTTGATGACAAGGTGGTGAACTTCTCTGCCTTTGTAGAGTGATACCCACACACAGTGTCACTGCCCTCTTCCCCCAATCCTTCACCAAGTCTCAGCGGATGGGGATTGATGTGAGGGGGttctgcagggagctgggagaaGAATCTCCCCACCCTTCTACTTCCAGGCTATGAAACTGAGTTGCCCCACAGCTGCTACTGCAGTAGCCTCACTGATTCTGCATCCTCTCTCCGTGTGGTAGGGAACACTGGCCATTGCAGATGTGCTCCTATCCCTTTCTGTAAGCCTGACTGTTCAGGGAGTTACTGCGGGGCAGCATTTCAGTACATATCTGATGGAGACCCTCTCTGTGGGCTCTCCGGTAAAGCATTGGAGGGTGTAGCACTCAGGAACAGTCTCAATGCTTATTGGGTCTGATCTTGCAACGTACCCTCCATTTCCTACTGAAGGCAATAAGACTTGCCAGTGTTCATCagttcacaggatcaggcccactgtgCCAGAGATCACTGGCTGGGCACCCTTCCTGGAGAGacacggctccatgtctagttggcagccggtttcaagctgagtgccccaaggatcaggcctagggccagttttgttcaatatcttcattaatgatctggaggatggcgtggacagcaccctcagcaagtttgcagctgacactaaactaggaggagcagtagatatgctggagggtagggataggatacagagggacctagacaaattagaggattgggccaaaagaaacctgatgaggttcaacaaggacaagtgcagagtcctacacttaggacagaagaatcccattcactgttacagactagggaccgaatggctaggaagcagttctgcagcaagggacttaggggttacagtggatgagaagctggatatgagtcaacagtgtgcccttgttgccaagaaggctaatggcattttgggctgtataagtaggggcactgccagcagatggagggacatgatcattcccctctattcaacattggtgaggcctcatctggagtactgtgtccagttttgtgccccacactgcaagaaggatgtggaaaaattggaaagagtccagcggtgGGAAACAAAAAGgattggggggctggagcacatgaggagaggctgagggaactgggattgttcagtctgcagaagagaagaatgaggggggatttgatagctgctttcaactacctgaagggaggttccaaagaggatggaactaggctgttctcagtggtggcagatgacagaacaaggagtaatgctctcaagttacagtgggggaggtttaggttcgatattaagaaaaactttttcactaggagggtggtgaagcactggaatgggttacctagggaggtggtggaatatccttccttagaggtttttaaggtcaggcttgacaaagccttggctgtgatgatttagttgggaattggtcctgctttgagcagggagttggattagatgacctcctgaggttccttccaaccctgatattctatgtccaTGTTGTTTCAGCAGATGCTTTATTTCCCTTATGGTTAAGGGGTCTGGGGGAGTTTGGTGTGGGTTCCTGTGCCAGCTCTAGTCATCCTTGGGTCTTGTTGGCTTTTTATTTTGGTGAGCTGTATTTATATCTAGTTCAAACAAAGGCGCCTTTAGACATGGGCCAttctaaataaaaatacattaaaagtgtaaaaataacatttctttcTCAGCAGATTTTGTTTTCTCTCACTTGACAAACGCATACACATAGGTTTGGTTTTGCTGTGTGTCTGTGGCAAAAAGTGAGAGAAAGTGCTTTGCCCCGTGGATATGGCACTAGCCTAGGATTTAGAAGAACTGGGTTCATTtctccctgtgtgaccctgggcaagtcatttagcctccctctgcctcagttctccctgtgcagaatggggataatagcactgccctgcctccatTACAGATTGTGAGGAGCCCAGATACTATAATGATGGGCCATGGCAGTACTTAGGATAGACATGCTTCCTGCTTGGTTTACTTCCCCACTGGGAATACTTACAACTCAAAGGATATTTTGCAGCTGCAGGGGAGCCAGCACAGGGAGAAGAGTCTCAAGCTTTTGTAGCCCTGTCCCCTCAGCAATAATGGCTATGAGCTTTTTCTGTCTTCCTCCGGATAGCGTTCTGAATTTTCTCTTCTCTGGCTCTGTGTAGGTATACTCCGGCTGTGGCATTGTGTACTGCAGGATGAGAGAGGTCTGTGACCAATTGGCTATTGAGCTGAGCTACAGAGGAGTGAAAGCCAAGGCCTATCATGCAGGTACTGGAGATTATGTCTACATTGTACAGCCCCTCAGTCAGGGCTGCAGAATTTTACATTGTCTAATAGTCTGGGTCAGGGCTACCGTAGGGAGCAACTCTGTACATGTGTTCCTGTGGCTGCTGAGATTTGGTCAAGAGCCTGAGCTGACAGGCCCTTGATCtgagtggggtgggatggggtggaaaGGTGCTTCTTTGGCTCTGGAActcagtgccctctgctggtccTATCTATTCAGGCTTTTGCCTGAGAGGGAACTGAATTTTCCTGTTGGGGTTGGGTGGGTATTGAGTCCTTTTGTTTGATGATGAGCCAGTTTGAAGTGGAGGGTAATATACTTGGCTTTGACCAGCACATTTTTATACATAGGAGAGTAGGGAGAGATTGCTGGGAAACTGAGGGGTGAAAGGATATCTCCTCTTTCTCTCCGATTTCACtgctttctctccttttccctccccaggGCTGAAGGCAGCAGACAGAACTTCGATTCAGAATGAGTGGATGGAGGACAAGGTCCCTGTTATTGTTGCTACTATCAGTTTTGGAATGGGAGTTGACAAAGCCAATGTCAGGTATGTAGGAGCCTGGGCAGAGAGGGGAAAATGTCTTCCTTAGGGTCCCTCCCCCGTATACTAACTGCAGTCTCAAGAGAACTTGATACACTTCTCTAGGCCTCCCTGTGAAGAAACCAAATCTCCACCAGGGGGCATGGGGATGGGAGGAATTCATATTCAAACTTCGTAAACATGTGAGAGGTGTTTCTGTTTAGAagctgcagagagcagaaagATTGGGCTTTTACTTGTTAAACACAGATCATTAGAGGGTCTGACTTGAGGGGACCTGCTGCAGACAAAGTCGTTTAGACAAATTCTCCTTTGCTGCTTTCCGAGGTTTAAAGGGGCTTGACAGTTGCTTTTGCAAGATTCGGTTTTGACTTCCTTGTTTTCTCAGAGGTTTCCCTGGAGGGTTGGCGACTGGCATCAAATAGACAAATTTGAGCAGTGGAGAGGAAAAGGCATTCTTAGCTGCTGTTTAAAACTATGCTTAATTCCTGATTAACTCAAACTGCTGACAGACACTTTGAAGAAAATTTGTCTTTATGAAAGATTCAACACACCTGCCCCTTCAGCTAAGGGCCAAGAGAGCTCAAATTATTTTAGTCCTCTAGCAAAAACTGGGAAGACAAGACTtgatattcctgatatttctaaggtaaaggacaaacaaaaagaaaaatcctttcaGGTCTTCGTTATGCGTCATTACATTTGGTTTTGGgtggttgtttgttgtttttttttaaatagggggGCACATGCAAACATGCCTGTTTGCAGGTCACCAGAAAATTCAGAAGAATGCCTTCTCTTGCAGTAATGCCTGGGCATTATTGTGGGGAATAGCATCCCTATAGTAAGAATCAGATTTGCTGATTTTTCTGAGTGCTCTAAAATCCTCGTGCATAATAGCATTAATTTAATAAATGGAAGGTTAAAGTCTCTAGTCAGCACCAACAATACAGCAACCTGATCATGCTGCTCGCTCAAGTCCTGGACAGTTCAAgacctgagggcttggctacacctgcgagttagagcacattaaagcagccccgggcaccctagctcactacctgtccacactggcaaggcacatagagtgcTCTGATTCCAGGGCTAGAgtactcctggtaatccaccttggTGAGAAGATTAACACTTGGTGTGCCTTGGCTGAAACGCCTGGGTGTTggtgtgaacaaggtgttgcattactgcgctctgatcagcctccagaaacatcccataatccccttaagtcaagaaaccactcttgtcattgttttggaatcactacaggaatgcagatatgccctttgaaagctccgtttctgcCAGCTGGCATGCTTAGCTGCtccaagacaaagcaaccattactgtggaatgatggggcaggggaagagggggtctgctgctgtctgaacttacaagacagcatgctgacatgctctcagcctccCAAAAACTCACTCGCTCTCCCCCCGCATACAGacactccacccttccccccaatttaaaaacacattgcggccacttgcatgctgggatagctaccacaatgcactgctctctgtggccgttgcaagagctgctaatgtgaccacaccagtgcgcttgcagctgtcagtgtagacagactgcagcgctttccctactgcgctctccgaaggctggtttaactcaaagtgctctacatctgccaGTGTAGCCGTGCCCTGAGTGtgattaaagaaaaacaagtaaTGATGGCTTCACGCAATGGCAGCATGATCGAAGAGGCTGCTGGACAGCAGCATAAGCTCCCACAATAGAATTCTATTCTAAGAACTGGTTTGATGTTGACAGAGAGAGATGACAGTATCAAACCAGTAATATGTGTTTGTCATGGAAAA
Encoded here:
- the RECQL5 gene encoding ATP-dependent DNA helicase Q5 isoform X5, with protein sequence MMNDYTPSGLDGKVQKTLKKIFGFDSFKTSLQESATMTVVKGKNDVFVCMPTGAGKSLCYQLPAVLAVGITIVISPLIALIQDQVDHLLALKVKVYSLNSKLSAQERKTILADLASEKPQVKLLYITPEMAAAASFQPTLNSLVSRNLLSYLIIDEAHCVSQWGHDFRPDYLRLASLRSRIPNTPCVALTATATKQVQDDIVVSLKLKQPVATFKTPCFRSNLFYDVQFKELLTDPYANLKDFCLKALEEKNAKGVYSGCGIVYCRMREVCDQLAIELSYRGVKAKAYHAGLKAADRTSIQNEWMEDKVPVIVATISFGMGVDKANVRFVAHWNIAKSMAGYYQESGRAGRDGKPSCCRLYYSRNDRDQVSFLIKKELSKLQEKRGTLKESDKAVLTAFDAIVNFCEELGLSGRVVRLICGLSDCTVQRCGLPMTQPLPSLICVCVFELQ
- the RECQL5 gene encoding ATP-dependent DNA helicase Q5 isoform X6, which produces MMNDYTPSGLDGKVQKTLKKIFGFDSFKTSLQESATMTVVKGKNDVFVCMPTGAGKSLCYQLPAVLAVGITIVISPLIALIQDQVDHLLALKVKVYSLNSKLSAQERKTILADLASEKPQVKLLYITPEMAAAASFQPTLNSLVSRNLLSYLIIDEAHCVSQWGHDFRPDYLRLASLRSRIPNTPCVALTATATKQVQDDIVVSLKLKQPVATFKTPCFRSNLFYDVQFKELLTDPYANLKDFCLKALEEKNAKGVYSGCGIVYCRMREVCDQLAIELSYRGVKAKAYHAGLKAADRTSIQNEWMEDKVPVIVATISFGMGVDKANVRFVAHWNIAKSMAGYYQESGRAGRDGKPSCCRLYYSRNDRDQVSFLIKKELSKLQEKRGTLKESDKAVLTAFDAIVNFCEELGISDDEKKPVWPLVISV